In a genomic window of Streptomyces sp. SJL17-4:
- a CDS encoding glycosyltransferase family 2 protein, which produces MTSSACAPPRADLVLPCLDEAEALPWVLGRVPAGWRAIVVDNGSTDGSAEIARSLGATVVHESRRGFGAACHAGLLAARADLVCFCDCDASMDPGLLAPMAARVASGEVDLLLGRRRPQGFGAWPAHARAGNLALARMVRGRTGLRLYDLGPMRVARRESLLGLELTDRRSGYPLQMVVRAADAGWRVAETDVPYLPRSGKSKVTGTWRGTWNAVHDMRRVLAEPPGTRSASAGEVSV; this is translated from the coding sequence GTGACTTCATCTGCTTGCGCACCGCCCCGCGCGGACCTCGTACTGCCGTGCCTCGACGAGGCCGAAGCACTCCCCTGGGTGTTGGGGCGCGTGCCCGCCGGATGGCGGGCCATCGTCGTCGACAACGGGTCGACCGACGGCTCCGCGGAGATCGCCCGAAGCCTCGGGGCGACCGTCGTGCACGAGAGCCGACGTGGTTTCGGTGCGGCCTGCCACGCCGGGCTGCTCGCGGCGCGGGCCGACTTGGTCTGCTTCTGCGACTGCGACGCCTCCATGGACCCGGGGCTGCTCGCCCCGATGGCCGCACGGGTGGCATCGGGTGAGGTCGATCTGCTGCTCGGCCGCCGCCGCCCGCAGGGCTTCGGGGCCTGGCCCGCGCACGCCCGCGCCGGGAACCTGGCCCTCGCGCGGATGGTGCGTGGCCGCACCGGCCTGCGGCTGTACGACCTCGGACCGATGCGGGTGGCGCGCCGGGAGTCCCTGCTCGGGCTGGAGCTGACCGACCGGCGCAGCGGCTACCCGCTCCAAATGGTGGTGCGCGCCGCGGACGCGGGCTGGCGGGTCGCCGAGACGGACGTCCCGTACCTGCCCCGCTCGGGTAAGTCCAAGGTCACCGGGACCTGGCGGGGCACCTGGAACGCCGTACACGACATGCGCCGGGTCCTGGCGGAGCCACCCGGCACACGGTCCGCCTCGGCCGGGGAGGTCTCCGTATGA
- a CDS encoding NAD-dependent epimerase/dehydratase family protein, producing MRVLVTGGAGFIGSHIVAELIGRGHDPVVFDMAADGRDVRDPQAVRDALTGVDAVCHQAAKVGLGKDFGDAPRYVSTNDLGTAVLLAGMAEAGVRRLLLAGSMVVYGEGRYACAVHGVVRPGPRAEADLKAGRFEPRCPECGADLAPGLVAEDAPMDPRNVYATTKLAQEHLAASWARAIDGRVISLRYHNVYGPGMPRDTPYAGVAALFRSALARGESPRVFEDGGQRRDFVHVRDVASANAVALDALTEGPAFAAYNVGSGDPRTVNDMAQALAGACGGPDPVVTGEYRLGDVRHITADSARLCRELGWRPTVPFADGMAELTGGAEGPALREAGLARQP from the coding sequence ATGCGCGTACTTGTGACTGGAGGAGCGGGCTTCATCGGCTCGCACATCGTCGCCGAGCTGATCGGACGCGGGCACGACCCGGTGGTGTTCGACATGGCGGCGGACGGGCGGGACGTGCGGGACCCGCAGGCGGTACGGGACGCCCTGACCGGGGTCGACGCGGTCTGTCACCAGGCGGCCAAGGTGGGCCTGGGCAAGGACTTCGGGGACGCACCGCGATATGTGTCGACCAATGACCTCGGTACGGCGGTCCTCCTGGCCGGGATGGCGGAGGCAGGGGTGAGGCGGCTGCTGCTCGCCGGATCGATGGTCGTCTACGGCGAGGGGCGGTACGCGTGTGCCGTGCACGGCGTGGTCCGGCCCGGTCCGCGTGCCGAGGCCGACCTGAAGGCCGGTCGGTTCGAGCCGCGCTGCCCGGAGTGCGGTGCCGACCTGGCACCTGGTCTGGTCGCGGAGGACGCGCCGATGGACCCCCGGAACGTCTACGCCACCACCAAGCTCGCGCAGGAACACCTCGCGGCATCATGGGCCCGGGCGATCGACGGACGCGTGATCTCGCTGCGCTACCACAACGTCTACGGGCCGGGGATGCCTCGCGACACCCCGTACGCGGGCGTGGCCGCCCTGTTCCGATCCGCGCTCGCGCGCGGCGAATCGCCGCGCGTCTTCGAGGACGGCGGGCAGCGGCGGGACTTCGTCCACGTACGGGACGTGGCCTCGGCCAACGCGGTGGCGCTGGACGCGTTGACGGAGGGACCGGCCTTCGCCGCGTACAACGTCGGCAGCGGCGATCCACGAACCGTCAACGACATGGCACAGGCACTGGCCGGCGCGTGCGGAGGCCCGGACCCGGTCGTCACCGGCGAGTACCGGCTGGGCGACGTCCGGCACATCACCGCCGACTCTGCGCGGCTGTGCCGCGAGCTGGGCTGGCGCCCGACGGTGCCGTTCGCCGACGGGATGGCCGAGCTCACGGGCGGCGCGGAAGGCCCGGCCCTGCGGGAGGCTGGGCTCGCCCGGCAGCCGTAG
- a CDS encoding TIGR03618 family F420-dependent PPOX class oxidoreductase — protein sequence MRALVIGLPLAEGDAFWQERRVCLLTTQRPDGTPHLVPVGVTYDPETGIARVISDGGSKKVRNIRAAGPGALAAVGQVDGRRWCTLEGTAVVKDDPESVAEAERRYTERYKPPRVNPNRVVIEITVTRAMGTAKPSGW from the coding sequence GTGCGGGCTCTTGTCATCGGGCTGCCGCTCGCCGAGGGTGACGCCTTCTGGCAGGAGCGCCGGGTGTGCTTGCTGACCACCCAGCGCCCAGACGGCACTCCTCACCTCGTGCCGGTCGGCGTCACATATGACCCGGAGACCGGGATCGCCCGGGTGATCAGCGACGGCGGCAGCAAGAAGGTGCGCAACATCCGCGCGGCCGGCCCTGGGGCTCTTGCCGCGGTGGGTCAAGTCGACGGGCGGCGCTGGTGCACCTTGGAGGGCACAGCGGTCGTGAAGGACGACCCTGAATCCGTCGCCGAGGCCGAACGTCGGTACACCGAGCGCTACAAGCCTCCGCGGGTCAACCCGAACCGGGTCGTCATCGAGATCACCGTCACTCGGGCGATGGGGACCGCGAAGCCTTCCGGCTGGTGA
- a CDS encoding cation:proton antiporter, which yields MVLVAVFGAALLVAVLLSGLAARTVLSTSLLFLVGGALVSDGFLGLIHITPESEIVAVTADLALFAVLFTDGMHVSFAKLRTNWRNPARALGMGMPLACVGMALITHYLVGLDWTTSFLVGAVLAPTDPVFASAIVGRKEVPARLRELLNVESGINDGLALPVVLILIAAAGPTAAGSEASFATIALELGLGLALGVLLPLLVNGLVRFRLLGAEPKLQPLLPLATGIILYAACHLTHANPYLAAFSAGAVLAANSPESKHSFEPLGESLAELAKFAALLVFGALLTPQLFGDLSIGGYVAVVLAIVLIRPGSLLLSLWGTRIDRREKLVAAWFGPKGFASVVYGLLVLQAGIPQGHEAYTLIAVCIAFSIIAHSSTDVPIARLFHVDDLVDTGAAAHAHPDDTPRDKALPHART from the coding sequence ATGGTGCTCGTTGCCGTCTTCGGAGCCGCACTGCTTGTCGCGGTCCTGCTGTCCGGGCTCGCCGCCCGCACCGTTCTGTCGACCTCGCTGCTCTTCCTCGTGGGCGGTGCGCTGGTCAGCGACGGCTTCCTCGGACTGATCCACATCACACCCGAGAGCGAGATCGTGGCGGTCACCGCCGACCTCGCCCTGTTCGCCGTGCTGTTCACCGACGGCATGCACGTGTCCTTCGCCAAGCTGCGGACCAACTGGCGCAACCCCGCCCGCGCCCTCGGCATGGGCATGCCGCTCGCGTGCGTCGGGATGGCGCTGATCACGCACTACCTCGTCGGCCTGGACTGGACGACCTCGTTCCTCGTCGGCGCCGTCCTCGCGCCGACCGACCCGGTGTTCGCCTCCGCCATCGTGGGCCGCAAGGAAGTCCCGGCCCGCCTGAGGGAACTCCTCAACGTCGAGAGCGGCATCAACGACGGCCTCGCCCTGCCCGTGGTCCTCATCCTCATCGCCGCCGCCGGGCCCACCGCGGCCGGCTCGGAGGCGTCCTTCGCGACGATCGCCCTGGAACTGGGCCTCGGACTCGCCCTCGGCGTCCTGCTGCCCCTGCTCGTCAACGGCCTCGTACGCTTCCGGCTCCTGGGCGCCGAGCCCAAACTCCAGCCGCTCCTTCCCCTGGCCACCGGGATCATCCTCTACGCCGCATGCCACCTCACCCACGCCAACCCCTACCTCGCCGCCTTCTCCGCCGGCGCGGTCCTCGCCGCGAACTCCCCCGAGTCGAAGCACTCGTTCGAGCCGCTGGGCGAGTCGCTGGCCGAACTCGCCAAGTTCGCCGCCCTGCTGGTGTTCGGCGCCCTCCTCACCCCGCAGCTCTTCGGCGACCTCTCCATCGGTGGCTACGTGGCCGTGGTCCTCGCCATCGTGCTCATCCGGCCCGGATCACTCCTGCTGTCCCTGTGGGGAACCCGCATCGACCGCCGCGAGAAGCTGGTCGCCGCCTGGTTCGGCCCCAAGGGCTTCGCCTCCGTCGTCTACGGCCTCCTCGTCCTCCAGGCCGGCATCCCCCAGGGCCACGAGGCGTACACCCTCATCGCCGTCTGCATCGCCTTCTCGATCATCGCCCACAGCAGCACCGACGTCCCCATCGCCCGCCTCTTCCACGTCGACGACCTCGTCGACACCGGGGCCGCGGCCCACGCACACCCCGACGACACCCCGAGGGACAAGGCACTTCCCCATGCGCGCACGTGA
- a CDS encoding cation:proton antiporter: protein MHSSAVFLIEFGAIILALGLLGRLAGRFQFSPIPLYLLGGLAFGEGGLLPLGASEEFVAIGAEIGVILLLLMLGLEYTASDLVSNLKTQYPAGLVDFVLNALPGAGMALLLGWGPVASVVLAGVTWISSSGVIAKVMGDLGRLGNRETPVILSVLVLEDLAMAVYLPIITALLAGVSLAAGSLTLAIALGVAGLVLFLAVRFGRVISRFVSSDDPEKLLLVVLGLTLLVAGIAQQLQVSAAVGAFLVGIALSGEVAEGAHNLLSPLRDLFAAVFFVFFGLHTDPASIPPVILPALALAVVTAGTKIATGYWAARRAGISVKGRWRAGGTLVARGEFSVVIAGLAVTAGIEPALGPLATAYVLVLVIVGPLTARYTEPIASYLTGRRQKAPAVGAARVEAPAAESLEPVEDGTAGRA from the coding sequence GTGCACTCCTCTGCGGTCTTCCTGATCGAGTTCGGCGCGATCATCCTCGCGCTGGGGCTGCTGGGCCGGCTCGCCGGACGCTTCCAGTTCTCCCCGATACCCCTCTACCTCCTCGGCGGCCTCGCCTTCGGCGAGGGCGGGCTGCTCCCGCTTGGCGCCAGTGAGGAGTTCGTCGCGATCGGCGCCGAGATCGGCGTCATCCTGCTCCTGCTGATGCTGGGGCTGGAGTACACGGCCAGCGACCTGGTCTCCAACCTGAAGACCCAGTACCCGGCCGGCCTGGTCGACTTCGTCCTCAACGCGCTGCCCGGCGCTGGGATGGCCCTGCTGCTGGGATGGGGCCCGGTAGCCTCCGTGGTGCTCGCAGGCGTCACGTGGATCTCCTCCTCCGGCGTCATCGCCAAGGTCATGGGCGACCTCGGACGGCTCGGCAACCGCGAGACGCCGGTGATCCTGAGCGTCCTGGTCCTCGAAGACCTGGCCATGGCCGTGTACCTGCCGATCATCACCGCGCTACTCGCCGGGGTGAGCCTGGCCGCCGGAAGCCTCACCCTGGCCATCGCCCTCGGCGTCGCGGGCCTGGTCCTGTTCCTCGCGGTCCGGTTCGGACGGGTCATCTCCCGGTTCGTCTCCAGCGACGACCCCGAGAAGCTCCTGCTCGTCGTCCTCGGCCTGACCCTGCTGGTCGCCGGCATCGCCCAGCAGCTCCAGGTCTCCGCCGCCGTCGGCGCGTTTCTCGTCGGCATCGCCCTCTCGGGAGAGGTCGCCGAGGGCGCGCACAACCTGCTGAGCCCCCTGCGGGACCTGTTCGCGGCGGTGTTCTTCGTCTTCTTCGGCCTGCACACCGACCCGGCCAGCATCCCGCCCGTCATTCTTCCGGCGCTGGCGCTGGCGGTCGTGACGGCCGGCACGAAGATCGCCACCGGCTACTGGGCCGCGCGCCGCGCCGGGATCTCCGTCAAGGGCCGCTGGCGGGCCGGCGGCACGCTCGTCGCCCGCGGCGAGTTCTCCGTCGTCATCGCGGGCCTGGCCGTGACCGCCGGAATCGAGCCCGCCCTGGGCCCGCTGGCCACCGCGTACGTCCTCGTCCTGGTCATCGTCGGCCCGTTGACCGCCCGCTACACGGAACCGATCGCGTCCTATCTCACCGGCCGTCGCCAGAAGGCTCCGGCGGTCGGGGCGGCACGGGTCGAGGCGCCGGCGGCGGAGTCGCTGGAGCCGGTGGAGGACGGCACCGCCGGACGGGCATGA
- a CDS encoding response regulator transcription factor, with product MGVSDTESAYEGHRPDGTDEIGALGGVLVVDDDPTVSEVVAGYLKRAGFAVRRAADGPAALRAAEELRPDLIVLDLMLPGMDGLEVCRRLRARESGTRPVPVIMLTARGDEDDRILGLEVGADDYVTKPFSPRELVLRVQSVLRRATAAAPAGEPRLAAAGLSLDPAARRVTKKGTELALTLREFDLLAYFLRHSGQVCDRERLMREVWGWDFGDLSTVTVHVRRLRGKVEDDPASPRLIQTVWGVGYRFEASPATEAATAAETAAGRA from the coding sequence ATGGGAGTGAGCGATACGGAGAGTGCGTACGAAGGGCACCGGCCCGACGGCACCGACGAGATCGGTGCGCTGGGCGGTGTTCTCGTCGTGGACGATGATCCGACCGTCTCGGAGGTCGTGGCCGGGTATCTGAAGCGGGCCGGTTTCGCGGTTCGCCGGGCGGCGGACGGGCCGGCCGCATTGCGCGCCGCCGAAGAGCTCCGGCCCGACCTCATCGTGCTCGACCTGATGCTGCCCGGTATGGACGGGCTGGAGGTCTGCCGCCGACTGCGCGCACGGGAGAGCGGCACACGGCCCGTCCCGGTCATCATGCTGACCGCGCGTGGCGACGAGGACGACCGGATCCTGGGCCTGGAGGTGGGCGCGGACGACTACGTGACCAAGCCCTTCAGCCCGCGAGAGCTCGTCCTGCGCGTGCAGTCGGTCCTGCGCCGGGCGACGGCCGCCGCTCCGGCCGGTGAGCCACGTCTCGCCGCGGCGGGTCTTTCCTTGGACCCGGCGGCGCGTCGAGTCACCAAGAAGGGCACGGAACTCGCCCTCACCCTGAGGGAGTTCGATCTCCTCGCCTACTTCCTGCGGCACTCGGGGCAGGTCTGCGACCGGGAGCGGCTGATGCGCGAGGTCTGGGGCTGGGACTTCGGAGACCTGTCCACCGTGACCGTCCACGTGCGCCGGCTCCGCGGAAAGGTCGAGGACGACCCGGCGAGCCCGCGACTGATCCAGACCGTCTGGGGCGTCGGCTACCGCTTCGAGGCGAGCCCGGCCACGGAGGCCGCGACGGCTGCCGAGACGGCGGCCGGCCGTGCGTGA
- a CDS encoding cation:proton antiporter: MRTPVALLLELGVILAALSVLGTLARRFTLSPIALYLLTGLAVGEGGIAPVPAAGEFVETGAAIGVILLLLVLGLEFSLAEFAVSMRRHVPSALVDAVLNAAPGAVAGWLLGMDGIGILALAGATYISSSGIVARLLSDLHRLGNRETPAVLSVLVMEDCAMAAYLPVLAVLASGGVWWQAILGVLAAVGAVLAAFTVSYRWGHHLGRLVAHPDDEQLLLRVLGLALVVAALAEFVHASAAVGAFLVGLTLTGETATRTRAVLSPLRDLFAAVFFLAIGLSVDPADLLPVLPAALALAAVTLVTKVLTGRYAASRDGVGRRGKWRAGTALIARGEFSLVIVGLVGTLHDTLGPLVTSYVFILAIAGPVLTRLAPSRPGPGADARDGGPPAS; the protein is encoded by the coding sequence GTGCGTACGCCGGTCGCGCTGCTGCTGGAGCTGGGCGTCATCCTCGCCGCGCTCAGCGTGCTCGGGACCCTCGCGCGGCGCTTCACCCTCTCGCCCATCGCTCTGTACCTGCTGACCGGACTCGCCGTGGGCGAGGGAGGCATCGCTCCCGTCCCGGCCGCCGGTGAGTTCGTCGAGACCGGCGCCGCCATCGGCGTGATCCTGCTTCTCCTGGTCCTCGGCTTGGAGTTCTCGCTGGCCGAGTTCGCGGTCAGCATGCGGCGACACGTGCCCTCCGCGCTGGTCGACGCGGTACTGAACGCCGCTCCCGGGGCGGTGGCCGGCTGGCTGCTCGGCATGGACGGCATCGGCATCCTGGCCCTGGCCGGAGCCACCTACATCTCCTCGTCCGGAATCGTCGCCCGCCTGCTGTCCGACCTGCACCGCCTGGGCAACCGGGAGACGCCCGCGGTCCTGTCCGTCCTGGTCATGGAGGACTGCGCGATGGCCGCCTATCTGCCCGTGCTCGCGGTCCTGGCGTCCGGGGGTGTGTGGTGGCAGGCGATCCTGGGTGTGCTCGCGGCGGTCGGCGCGGTGCTGGCCGCGTTCACCGTGTCGTACCGGTGGGGGCACCATCTCGGTCGGCTGGTCGCCCATCCCGATGACGAGCAGCTGCTGTTGAGGGTCCTCGGGCTCGCTCTGGTCGTCGCCGCGCTGGCCGAGTTCGTTCACGCCTCGGCCGCCGTGGGGGCCTTCCTCGTCGGTCTCACCCTCACCGGCGAGACCGCGACCCGCACTCGTGCCGTGCTCAGCCCGCTGCGTGACCTGTTCGCTGCGGTGTTCTTCCTGGCCATCGGACTGTCCGTCGACCCTGCCGACCTGCTGCCCGTCCTGCCCGCCGCGCTCGCGCTGGCCGCCGTCACCCTCGTCACCAAGGTCCTCACCGGCCGGTACGCCGCCTCCCGCGACGGGGTCGGGCGACGAGGGAAGTGGCGCGCGGGGACCGCGCTGATCGCCCGGGGCGAGTTCTCCCTCGTCATCGTCGGACTGGTCGGCACCCTGCACGACACCCTCGGCCCGTTGGTGACCTCGTACGTGTTCATCCTCGCCATCGCGGGCCCCGTCCTCACCCGCCTGGCTCCCTCCCGGCCCGGTCCGGGAGCCGACGCTCGAGACGGCGGGCCACCGGCGTCCTGA
- a CDS encoding HAMP domain-containing sensor histidine kinase, translating into MRDLLLIALYALLGAGAAGLLGVVALRVLRHRSLAVSLAVVAAVAVSAMLAGTLAVAWAMFLSSHDLAVVTMVVAMAAAVSLATALLLGRQVVRRCRELVRAARGFGEQGTFTPPLVPAPAEFEALSRELALTSERLAASRERERALETSRRELVAWISHDLRTPLAGLRAMSEALEDGMAADPARYHRQMRTEVDRLNSMVGDLFELSRIHAGALSLSPTRMSLYDLVGDALAGADALAREHGVRLAGENVAPLPVEVDGKEMTRVLSNLLVNAIRHTPADGTVAIAAERRADAVVLSVTDACGGIPEEDLPRVFDTGWRGTPARTPPSGAGLGLAIVRGIVEAHAGRADVRNVSGGCRFELTLPAPAG; encoded by the coding sequence GTGCGTGACCTGTTGCTGATCGCCCTGTACGCCCTCCTCGGCGCAGGCGCCGCGGGGCTTCTGGGAGTCGTGGCGCTGCGCGTCCTCAGACACCGGAGTCTCGCGGTGTCCCTCGCCGTCGTCGCCGCCGTCGCCGTGTCCGCGATGCTCGCCGGGACGCTCGCGGTGGCGTGGGCGATGTTCCTGTCCTCCCACGACCTGGCCGTGGTGACCATGGTCGTCGCGATGGCGGCCGCCGTGTCGCTGGCCACCGCCCTGCTCCTCGGCCGCCAGGTCGTACGACGATGCCGGGAACTCGTCCGCGCGGCCCGCGGCTTCGGGGAGCAGGGCACGTTCACGCCACCGCTAGTCCCCGCCCCCGCCGAGTTCGAGGCCCTGAGCCGCGAACTCGCCCTCACCAGCGAACGGCTGGCCGCCTCCCGCGAACGCGAGCGCGCCCTGGAGACCTCCCGGCGCGAGCTCGTCGCCTGGATCTCGCACGACCTGCGCACCCCACTGGCCGGGCTGCGCGCCATGTCGGAGGCGCTGGAGGACGGCATGGCGGCCGATCCCGCCCGCTACCACCGCCAGATGCGCACCGAGGTCGACCGCCTCAACTCCATGGTCGGCGACCTCTTCGAGCTCTCCCGTATCCACGCCGGCGCGCTGTCCCTCAGCCCCACCCGGATGTCCCTCTACGACCTGGTCGGAGACGCCCTGGCCGGTGCCGACGCCCTCGCCCGGGAACACGGCGTGCGCCTGGCGGGCGAGAACGTCGCACCGCTCCCCGTGGAGGTGGACGGCAAGGAGATGACCCGCGTTCTCTCCAACCTCCTCGTGAACGCCATCCGCCACACCCCCGCCGACGGCACCGTCGCGATCGCCGCCGAACGCCGCGCGGACGCCGTGGTGCTCTCGGTCACCGACGCCTGCGGAGGCATCCCCGAGGAAGACCTCCCGCGCGTCTTCGACACCGGCTGGCGCGGAACCCCGGCACGTACCCCACCCTCGGGGGCGGGCCTCGGCCTGGCGATCGTCCGCGGCATCGTCGAGGCCCACGCGGGCCGGGCCGACGTCCGCAACGTCTCCGGCGGCTGCCGCTTCGAACTGACCCTGCCGGCACCGGCGGGGTAG
- a CDS encoding TrkA C-terminal domain-containing protein, whose translation MPVPRTSSTPLPGIGVRYDLTTRDHRRLSVIAHRDGSRTLNAYRRDDPDECALSAKLTAGEAEALIDVLMPAHHSSSLLSTTDLGLVAERIELSAHAYWNGRVLGETRMRTETGASVVAVLRRAGAIPSPTPDFRLAGGDTLIVIGTREGVEAAAAILGRE comes from the coding sequence ATGCCGGTTCCACGTACAAGCAGCACTCCGCTTCCGGGGATCGGGGTCCGGTACGACCTGACCACGCGCGATCACCGTCGTCTGTCGGTGATCGCGCATCGCGACGGCAGCCGGACGCTGAACGCCTATCGCAGGGACGATCCCGACGAGTGCGCCCTGTCGGCGAAGCTGACGGCTGGGGAGGCGGAGGCGCTGATCGACGTCCTGATGCCGGCGCACCACAGCTCCAGCCTGCTGTCGACCACGGATCTGGGGCTGGTCGCCGAGCGAATCGAACTCTCCGCGCATGCGTACTGGAACGGGCGTGTCCTGGGCGAGACCCGGATGCGCACGGAGACTGGGGCGTCCGTCGTCGCCGTGCTTCGGCGGGCCGGGGCGATACCTTCGCCGACCCCGGACTTCCGGCTCGCGGGCGGGGACACCCTCATCGTGATCGGCACGCGCGAGGGCGTCGAGGCCGCCGCGGCGATCCTCGGCCGGGAGTGA
- a CDS encoding cation:proton antiporter regulatory subunit translates to MDVTEVLLPGVGLRYEFTSRRGERVGVVARRTGEFELVVYGAEDPDEGRSVLQLDSEEADAVAEILGAPRIAERFADLTKEVPGLVAGQVEVLPGSAYDGRPLGDTRARSRTGASVVAVVRGEEVIASPTPRDVLAGGDVLVVIGTHEGIAGVEQIIRG, encoded by the coding sequence ATGGATGTCACCGAGGTGCTGTTGCCCGGCGTGGGCCTGCGTTACGAGTTCACCAGCCGCCGGGGCGAGCGGGTGGGGGTGGTGGCCCGGCGTACCGGCGAGTTCGAGCTGGTCGTCTACGGGGCGGAGGACCCGGACGAGGGCCGGTCGGTGCTCCAGCTCGACAGCGAGGAGGCCGACGCGGTCGCGGAGATTCTCGGTGCCCCTCGGATCGCGGAGCGGTTCGCGGACCTGACCAAGGAAGTGCCCGGCCTGGTGGCCGGGCAGGTCGAGGTGCTGCCGGGCAGTGCGTACGACGGCCGGCCGCTGGGTGACACGCGGGCGCGCAGCCGTACCGGGGCGTCGGTCGTCGCGGTGGTGCGGGGCGAGGAGGTGATCGCCTCTCCCACTCCCCGGGACGTCCTGGCCGGCGGAGACGTCCTGGTGGTGATCGGGACCCACGAGGGCATCGCGGGCGTGGAACAGATCATCCGGGGCTGA
- a CDS encoding DHHA1 domain-containing protein — MCYGLGLDGLCGRRRGRPASRLREAELRARAQQLAASARAVTGGRIVTERVTGLGPDELRTLARNTADLLDAGHAVVVLGTEHNGKVLLASAVISRLHETGTQASQILTSAARAVGGGAGGKGPVASAGRRRTEALDEALTIAAQVGGGPRPASPATSWK; from the coding sequence ATTTGCTATGGGCTTGGCCTGGACGGGCTATGTGGTCGGCGGCGAGGGCGGCCAGCCAGCCGCCTCCGCGAGGCCGAACTGCGAGCCCGCGCCCAGCAGCTCGCCGCCTCCGCCCGCGCTGTCACCGGCGGCCGGATCGTCACCGAGAGGGTGACCGGACTCGGCCCGGACGAACTCCGCACGCTGGCCCGCAACACCGCCGACCTCCTCGACGCCGGCCACGCCGTCGTCGTCCTCGGCACCGAGCACAACGGCAAGGTCCTCCTCGCCTCTGCGGTCATCAGCCGCCTCCACGAGACAGGCACCCAGGCAAGCCAGATCCTCACCTCCGCTGCCCGCGCCGTCGGAGGCGGAGCCGGCGGCAAGGGCCCCGTGGCCAGCGCCGGCAGGCGCCGCACCGAAGCCCTCGACGAGGCCCTCACCATCGCCGCCCAGGTGGGAGGTGGCCCACGGCCGGCAAGTCCTGCGACTTCCTGGAAGTAA
- a CDS encoding DUF5655 domain-containing protein, with the protein MPELRLYNTNGGVTEVMPRLAGAEAEVQRLVEANMEALLGVRFLASEYSTGSIHAGRINSLGIDENGAPVVVEYERGTDPGVIHQGLFYLSWLLDHRAEFAHLVRDRLGATAAAQVLWSGPRLICVAGDFTRYDVHAIREHRRSIDLVRYRFFGRDLIGLEAVATATGRTPQGRRERHTGLAQPMRAGREGIAALAAAADEVLLGLGDGITKVQRKTYCAYQRLRNFATICPPQRTKVLVYLSLDPAEVDLVPDFTRNVKGLGHHGTGDLEVRLRTERDLERAQELFRASYAAA; encoded by the coding sequence GTGCCGGAACTGAGGCTCTACAACACGAATGGCGGCGTGACCGAGGTCATGCCGCGGCTTGCCGGGGCGGAGGCTGAGGTACAGCGCCTCGTCGAGGCGAACATGGAGGCGCTGCTCGGGGTCCGGTTCCTGGCGTCCGAGTACAGCACGGGGTCAATCCACGCGGGCCGGATCAACTCTCTGGGCATCGACGAGAACGGCGCACCCGTCGTCGTCGAGTACGAGCGCGGCACAGATCCCGGCGTGATCCACCAGGGCCTGTTCTACCTGAGCTGGCTCTTGGACCACCGGGCCGAGTTCGCGCACCTGGTACGCGACCGGCTCGGGGCGACGGCCGCGGCCCAGGTGCTCTGGAGCGGGCCCCGTCTGATCTGCGTCGCCGGCGACTTCACCCGCTACGACGTCCACGCCATACGCGAGCACCGGCGCAGCATCGACCTGGTCCGCTACCGCTTCTTCGGCAGGGACCTCATCGGCCTTGAGGCCGTGGCGACGGCCACAGGGCGGACGCCGCAGGGCAGACGGGAGCGGCACACCGGGCTGGCACAGCCGATGCGCGCAGGGCGCGAAGGGATCGCGGCGCTGGCGGCAGCTGCAGACGAGGTCCTGCTCGGCCTCGGCGACGGGATCACCAAGGTGCAGCGCAAGACGTACTGCGCCTACCAGCGGCTGCGGAACTTCGCGACGATCTGCCCGCCCCAGCGGACCAAGGTCCTGGTCTACCTCTCGCTCGACCCGGCCGAGGTCGACCTCGTCCCCGACTTCACCAGGAACGTGAAGGGCCTCGGCCACCACGGAACGGGCGACCTGGAGGTACGGCTGCGCACCGAGCGGGACCTGGAGCGCGCCCAGGAGCTGTTCCGCGCCAGCTACGCAGCAGCGTGA